From the Erythrolamprus reginae isolate rEryReg1 chromosome Z, rEryReg1.hap1, whole genome shotgun sequence genome, one window contains:
- the LOC139154951 gene encoding kelch-like protein 11, which yields MAATGGGGPNINLPGLEGEVGPDSEVFSCVAHCSDLACRQNEQRRLGLFCDVTLAFSGGSNEDEKEKGGGASNCHPPPREFRAHRSVLAAATEYFAPLLLGNFAESRSGRVDLRKWSSGAGPDPETIEAVISFMYTGTVRISPGNVHEVLELADRFLLIRLKEFCGEFLKKKLSLSNSVAIHSLAHMYCLNQLALKAAEMIRRNFYKVIEDEEFYTLPFHLIRDWLSDSEITVDAEEILFQMVLKWVQKNPDERERYFGDLFRLLRLSQIKPTYLTRHVKSEKLVSSNEACLKLVLEAVESHALKSENVQLGAFQQVNSPILSLPRFGQNMDVIMVIGGVSEGGDYLSECVGYFIDEDRWVNLPHTHNHLDGHAVVVTESYLYVAGSMEPGFAKSMERYNPGRNVWEQVSNLITRKHYFGLTELKGNLYSIGGRGYFIPGFKDVAVYNPDQDKWHNLESAPKILRDVKVITIDNRFVYMAARTPDDGDNEDGLRSVIIRYDADTGQWRDCESLPLLDNYCSFQMVVGNTNFYHTSSCCPRSYPLHHEEAKRKISNQISDDILESLPSEVLGIEGAAICYYKDDIFIIGGWKNSDDTDKQYRKEAYRYCAEKKRWLLLPPMPQPRCRATACHVRIPFRSLHGTQKYPMPQNLIWEKDRIRQMQEIHQHSLNLRRMPHSHIEC from the exons ATGGCGGCAACGGGAGGCGGCGGCCCGAATATCAACCTCCCGGGCCTGGAGGGCGAGGTGGGGCCTGACTCGGAGGTGTTTTCGTGCGTAGCTCACTGCTCCGACCTCGCCTGCCGCCAGAACGAACAGCGGCGGTTAGGCCTCTTCTGTGACGTCACGTTAGCCTTCAGTGGCGGCAGCAATGAGGACGAAAAAGAGAAGGGGGGCGGGGCCTCCAACTGCCATCCCCCACCGCGGGAGTTTCGGGCGCACCGCTCGGTCCTGGCAGCGGCCACCGAATACTTCGCTCCTCTCCTGCTGGGCAACTTCGCGGAGTCCCGCTCGGGGCGGGTAGACTTGCGCAAATGGAGTTCGGGAGCGGGACCAGATCCGGAGACGATCGAGGCGGTCATCAGCTTCATGTACACGGGGACTGTTCGCATCAGTCCCGGCAATGTGCACGAGGTCCTGGAGTTGGCCGACAG GTTCTTATTAATACGTCTAAAAGAGTTTTGTGGAGAATTCCTCAAGAAAAAACTGAGTCTCTCCAACTCTGTGGCCATTCACAGTTTAGCTCATATGTACTGTTTGAACCAGCTGgctttgaaagctgctgagatgaTCAGGCGGAACTTTTACAAAGTCATTGAAGATGAAGAGTTCTATACTTTGCCATTTCACCTTATTAGGGACTGGCTTTCAGATTCAGAAATCACTGTGGATGCAGAAGAAATTCTCTTTCAGATGGTTTTAAAATGGGTCCAGAAAAATCCTGACGAAAGAGAAAGGTACTTTGGAGACCTCTTTAGGCTTCTCCGACTATCACAAATTAAACCAACCTATTTGACTCGGCATGTTAAATCTGAAAAGCTGGTATCAAGCAATGAAGCATGCCTCAAACTTGTGTTGGAAGCAGTAGAAAGCCATGCTCTCAAGAGTGAGAATGTTCAGTTGGGTGCATTCCAACAGGTTAATTCCCCCATCTTATCTCTGCCTCGTTTTGGCCAAAACATGGATGTTATCATGGTCATTGGTGGTGTGTCTGAGGGAGGTGATTACTTGAGTGAGTGTGTGGGGTATTTTATTGATGAAGATAGATGGGTGAATTTACCACACACGCATAATCACCTTGATGGACATGCTGTTGTTGTAACCGAATCCTATCTTTATGTGGCAGGTTCCATGGAGCCTGGCTTTGCCAAGTCCATGGAAAGGTATAACCCAGGTAGAAATGTTTGGGAGCAGGTTTCCAATCTGATAACCAGGAAGCATTATTTTGGACTTACTGAACTAAAGGGAAACCTATATAGCATTGGTGGCCGAGGTTATTTTATCCCTGGTTTTAAAGATGTAGCTGTCTACAATCCTGATCAAGATAAGTGGCACAATTTGGAGTCTGCACCAAAGATACTCCGGGATGTTAAAGTGATTACAATAGATAACAGATTTGTTTACATGGCAGCTCGCACACCAGATGACGGAGATAATGAAGATGGCTTAAGGTCTGTTATTATTCGCTATGATGCAGACACAGGACAGTGGCGAGATTGTGAGTCTCTGCCACTCCTTGATAACTATTGCTCCTTCCAAATGGTTGTGGGGAACACCAACTTTTACCACACCTCTTCATGTTGTCCCAGAAGCTATCCTCTACACCATGAAGAGGCCAAGAGAAAAATCTCTAACCAAATATCTGATGACATTCTGGAAAGCTTACCATCGGAGGTTCTTGGCATTGAAGGTGCAGCAATTTGCTATTACAAAGATGATATCTTCATCATAGGTGGATGGAAGAACAGTGATGATACTGATAAACAGTACAGAAAAGAGGCCTACCGTTACTGTGCTGAGAAGAAGCGCTGGTTGTTGCTTCCTCCTATGCCTCAGCCTCGCTGCCGTGCTACCGCCTGTCACGTGAGAATCCCCTTTCGGTCCTTACATGGCACCCAGAAATATCCAATGCCGCAAAATTTAATTTGGGAGAAGGACCGGATCCGGCAGATGCAGGAGATACACCAACATTCCTTAAATTTACGGAGGATGCCTCACTCTCATATAGAATGCTAG